Proteins found in one Choloepus didactylus isolate mChoDid1 chromosome 3, mChoDid1.pri, whole genome shotgun sequence genomic segment:
- the ANKRD50 gene encoding ankyrin repeat domain-containing protein 50 isoform X2, which produces MKPPQQSLYLLVDSVDEGCNITEGEQTSTSFSGTVAELLAGHHEFFPPWLLLLCSARKQSKAVTKMFTGFRKISLDDLRKAYIVKDVQQYILHRLDQEEALRQHLTKETAEMLNQLHIKSSGCFLYLERVLDGVVENFIMLREIRDIPGTLNGLYLWLCQRLFVRKQFAKVQPILNVILAACRPLTITELYRAVWTKNMSLTLEDFQRKLDVLSKLLVDGLGNTKILFHYSFAEWLLDVKHCTQKYLCNAAEGHRMLAMSYTCQAKNLTPLEAQEFALHLINSNLQLETAELALWMIWNGTPVRDSLSTLIPKEQEVLQLLVKAGAHVNSEDDRTSCIVRQALEREDSIRTLLDNGASVNQCDSNGRTLLANAAYSGNLDVVNLLVSRGADLEIEDAHGHTPLTLAARQGHTKVVNCLIGCGANINHTDHDGWTALRSAAWGGHTEVVSALLYAGVKVDCADADSRTALRAAAWGGHEDIVLNLLQHGAEVNKADNEGRTALIAAAYMGHREIVEHLLDHGAEVNHEDVDGRTALSVAALCVPASKGHASVVSLLIDRGAEVDHCDKDGMTPLLVAAYEGHVDVVDLLLEGGADVDHTDNNGRTPLLAAASMGHASVVNTLLFWGAAVDSIDSEGRTVLSIASAQGNVEVVRTLLDRGLDENHRDDAGWTPLHMAAFEGHRLICEALIEQGARTNEIDNDGRIPFILASQEGHYDCVQILLENKSNIDQRGYDGRNALRVAALEGHRDIVELLFSHGADVNYKDADSRPTLYILALENQLTMAEYFLENGANVEASDAEGRTALHVSCWQGHLEMVQVLITYHADVNASDNEKRSALQSAAWQGHVKVVQLLIEHSAVVDHTCNQGATALCIAAQEGHIDVVQVLLEQGADPNHADQFGRTAMRVAAKNGHSQIIKLLEKYGASSLNGCSPSPVHTMEQKPLQSVSSKMQSLTIKSNSSGSTGGGDMQPSLRGLPNGPTHAFSSPSESPDSTVDRQKSSLSNNSLKSSKNSSLRTTSSTATAQTVPIDSFHNLSFTEQIQQHSLPRSRSRQSIVSPSSTTQSLGQSHNSPSSEFEWSQVKPSLKSTKANKGGKSDNSSKSGSAGKKAKQSNSSQPKVLEYEMTQFDKRGPIGKPGTSVPPIQMPAESQCKIIPSTQQEVGRSQQQFLIQQQSGEQKKRNGIMTNPNYHLQSNQVFLGRVSVPRTIQDRGHQEVLEGYPSSETELSLKQALKLQIEGSDPSFNYKKETPL; this is translated from the exons ATGAAGCCTCCTCAGCAAAGCCTTTATCTACTTGTTGATTCTGTTGATGAAGGATGTAACATTACTGAAGGTGAACAAACATCTACCAGCTTTTCTGGGACTGTTGCAGAGCTTTTAGCTGGTCACCATGAGTTCTTTCCACCATGGCTATTGCTTCTCTGTTCCGCCCGAAAACAGAGTAAAGCTGTTACTAAAATGTTTACAG GTTTTCGAAAAATAAGTTTAGATGACCTTCGGAAGGCATATATTGTCAAGGATGTTCAACAGTACATTCTTCATCGTTTAGATCAAGAAGAAGCTTTGCGACAACACCTCACAAAAGAAACTGCAGAGATGTTAAATCAACTGCACATTAAAAGCAGTGGATGCTTTCTTTATCTAGAACGGGTTCTAGATGGAGTTGTAGAAAATTTTATTATGTTAAGAGAAATTCGTGATATCCCAGGAACTCTAAATGGTCTATATCTCTGGTTGTGTCAAAGACTTTTTGTAAGAAAACAGTTTGCAAAGGTTCAGCCTATTTTGAATGTTATTCTTGCAGCCTGCCGACCTTTGACCATAACAGAATTATATCGTGCAGTATGGACCAAAAATATGTCATTAACCTTGGAAGACTTTCAACGCAAACTAGATGTCCTCTCCAAACTTCTCGTTGATGGACTTGGAAATACTAAAATATTGTTTCACTATAGCTTTGCTGAGTGGCTTCTAGATGTGAAACACTGCACtcagaaatatttatgtaatgcAGCAGAAGGACACAGAATGTTGGCTATGAGTTATACCTGTCAAGCCAAGAATTTAACACCATTGGAAGCACAAGAATTTGCATTGCACTTAATTAATTCAAACTTACAGTTAGAGACAGCTGAATTAGCTCTGTGGATGATATGGAATGGTACACCTGTTAGAGACTCTCTCTCTACTTTAATACCCAAGGAACAAGAAGTACTACAGCTGTTGGTTAAAGCTGGTGCTCATGTTAACAGTGAAGATGATCGCACATCATGCATAGTACGACAAGCCTTAGAAAGAGAAGATTCCATTCGGACATTATTAGATAATGGAGCTTCAGTAAATCAGTGTGATTCAAATGGAAGAACATTATTAGCTAATGCTGCATACAGTGGCAATCTTGATGTAGTGAATTTACTTGTCTCTAGGGGAGCCGATTTAGAGATAGAAGATGCTCATGGACATACACCACTCACCCTAGCTGCTAGACAAGGACATACAAAGGTGGTTAATTGTTTGATTGGGTGTGGAGCAAATATTAATCATACTGATCATGATGGTTGGACAGCATTAAGATCTGCTGCTTGGGGTGGCCATACTGAGGTGGTTTCTGCACTGCTTTATGCTGGTGTAAAAGTGGATTGTGCAGATGCTGATAGCCGAACAGCTTTGAGAGCAGCAGCATGGGGAGGACATGAAGATATTGTACTGAATTTGCTACAACATGGTGCTGAAGTCAACAAAGCTGATAATGAAGGTAGAACTGCTTTGATAGCAGCAGCATACATGGGGCATAGAGAGATTGTGGAACACCTATTAGACCATGGAGCAGAAGTAAATCACGAGGATGTTGATGGCAGGACTGCACTCTCTGTGGCTGCACTTTGTGTACCTGCAAGTAAAGGGCATGCATCAGTTGTTAGCCTTTTAATCGATCGCGGTGCTGAAGTAGATCATTGTGATAAAGACGGCATGACTCCACTGCTAGTAGCTGCCTATGAAGGACATGTTGATGTGGTTGACTTGCTTCTAGAGGGGGGAGCAGATGTAGATCATACAGATAACAATGGCCGTACCCCTCTTTTAGCAGCAGCTTCTATGGGTCATGCTTCAGTTGTAAACACACTTTTGTTTTGGGGTGCAGCTGTGGATAGTATTGATAGTGAAGGTAGGACAGTCCTCAGCATAGCTTCAGCACAAGGAAATGTTGAGGTGGTACGTACTCTGCTGGATAGAGGGTTAGATGAAAATCACAGAGATGATGCTGGATGGACACCTTTGCACATGGCAGCTTTTGAAGGTCACAGATTAATATGTGAGGCACTTATTGAACAAGGTGCTAGAACAAATGAGATTGATAATGATGGACGGATACCTTTCATATTAGCGTCACAAGAAGGTCATTATGATTGTGTTCAAATATTATTGGAAAATAAATCCAACATTGATCAAAGGGGTTATGATGGAAGAAATGCACTGCGGGTTGCTGCATTAGAAGGACACAGGGACATTGTTGAATTACTTTTTAGCCATGGAGCTGATGTTAACTACAAAGATGCTGATAGTAGGCCCACACTTTATATTTTGGCCTTAGAAAACCAACTTACAATGGctgaatattttttagaaaatggtGCAAATGTAGAAGCAAGTGATGCTGAAGGAAGAACAGCACTTCATGTTTCCTGCTGGCAAGGCCATTTGGAAATGGTACAGGTTTTGATAACCTACCATGCTGATGTCAATGCTTCAGACAATGAAAAGCGATCTGCTTTGCAGTCTGCAGCCTGGCAAGGCCATGTAAAAGTGGTCCAGCTTCTGATTGAGCATAGTGCCGTAGTTGACCATACATGTAATCAAGGTGCAACTGCACTCTGTATTGCAGCCCAGGAAGGGCACATTGATGTTGTGCAGGTTTTATTAGAGCAGGGTGCTGATCCAAACCATGCTGATCAATTTGGACGCACTGCTATGCGTGTTGCAGCCAAAAATGGGCATTCTCAAATAATtaaattactagaaaaatatGGTGCATCTAGTTTAAATGGTTGTTCCCCGTCTCCTGTTCACACAATGGAGCAAAAACCTCTACAATCAGTGTCTTCAAAAATGCAGTCATTAACCATTAAATCAAATAGCTCTGGTAGTACTGGTGGAGGGGATATGCAGCCTTCGTTGCGTGGTTTACCTAATGGGCCAACTCATGCATTCAGTTCTCCTTCAGAATCTCCAGATTCTACAGTTGATCGTCAGAAGTCATCATTGTCAAATAATTCCctgaaaagttcaaaaaattcaTCTTTGAGAACTACTTCATCTACAGCAACGGCTCAAACAGTGCCAATTGATAGCTTTCATAACTtgtcatttacagaacaaattCAGCAGCATTCATTGCCACGCAGTAGAAGTCGACAGTCAATTGTTTCTCCATCTTCCACGACACAATCCTTAGGACAGAGTCATAATTCACCAAGTAGTGAATTTGAGTGGAGTCAAGTAAAACCCAGTTTGAAGTCAACAAAAGCAAATAAAGGGGGGAAATCAGACAATTCCAGCAAATCTGGGTCTGCTGGGAAAAAAGCTAAACAAAGCAATTCTTCACAGCCAAAGGTTTTAGAATATGAAATGACCCAGTTTGATAAAAGGGGACCCATAGGCAAGCCTGGGACTAGTGTACCACCTATACAAATGCCTGCAGAATCACAGTGCAAAATTATACCTTCAACTCAGCAGGAAGTTGGTCGATCACAACAGCAGTTTCTTATTCAACAACAAAGTGGAGAACAGAAGAAGAGAAATGGGATAATGACAAATCCAAATTATCATCTTCAGAGCAACCAGGTTTTTCTTGGTAGGGTTTCTGTTCCACGAACAATACAAGATAGAGGACATCAGGAAGTGTTAGAGGGATATCCTTCCTCTGAGACAGAATTAAGCCTTAAACAAGCTCTGAAGCTTCAGATTGAAGGTTCTGATCCTAGCttcaactataaaaaggaaaCACCATTATAA